In Deltaproteobacteria bacterium, one genomic interval encodes:
- a CDS encoding steroid 3-ketoacyl-CoA thiolase — protein sequence MREVYIIEAVRSPIGKRGGGLAGMHPADLLGTVQKAALDRSGVAPEAIGQVIGGCVSQVGEQTFNIARLAWLSKGLPQDIAATTIDAQCGSSQQATTLATGLVGSGLEDVVLACGVEMMSRVPLGAAMKGGSPIPKSYLEHYALSSQFGGAEMIGKEFGITREDVDRFGLRSQELAARAWDEKRYDREVIPVAAPGLDPEGKPTGEVVRDEGLRKTSLEKLASLAPVPGQNLHTAGTSSQVSDGSSAVILASADGVKRLGVKPRARIVDSVLVGCDPVTMLKGPIPATRKVLGRAGLAIEDMSVYEVNEAFASVVLAWMKEVKAVEARVNPNGGAIALGHPTGCTGARLITTALHELERTGGRYGLISMCCGGGLGTGTIIERL from the coding sequence GTGCGGGAAGTCTACATCATCGAGGCGGTGCGAAGTCCAATCGGCAAGCGGGGCGGAGGGCTCGCGGGAATGCACCCCGCCGACCTGCTCGGAACCGTGCAGAAGGCGGCTCTGGATCGCAGCGGAGTCGCGCCCGAAGCGATCGGCCAGGTGATCGGCGGCTGCGTCTCGCAGGTCGGCGAGCAGACCTTCAACATCGCCCGGCTGGCCTGGCTCTCGAAGGGCCTTCCCCAGGACATCGCCGCGACCACGATCGACGCGCAGTGCGGTTCGAGCCAGCAGGCGACGACGCTGGCCACGGGCCTGGTCGGCTCGGGACTCGAGGACGTCGTGCTCGCCTGCGGGGTCGAGATGATGAGCCGCGTGCCGCTCGGTGCCGCCATGAAGGGCGGCTCGCCGATCCCGAAGAGCTACCTCGAGCACTACGCGCTCTCGTCGCAGTTCGGTGGCGCGGAGATGATCGGCAAGGAGTTCGGAATCACGCGCGAGGATGTGGATCGCTTCGGGCTGCGCAGCCAGGAGCTGGCCGCGCGCGCCTGGGACGAGAAGCGCTACGACCGCGAGGTGATTCCGGTCGCCGCGCCCGGGCTCGACCCCGAGGGGAAGCCGACCGGCGAGGTGGTGCGCGACGAGGGCCTGCGCAAGACCTCGCTCGAGAAGCTCGCGTCGCTCGCGCCGGTGCCCGGCCAGAACCTGCACACGGCCGGCACGTCCTCGCAGGTGAGCGACGGCTCGTCCGCGGTGATCCTGGCTTCTGCCGACGGCGTGAAGCGCCTGGGCGTCAAGCCGCGCGCGCGGATCGTCGACTCGGTCCTGGTCGGCTGCGACCCCGTCACGATGCTGAAGGGCCCGATCCCCGCGACCCGCAAGGTGCTCGGCCGCGCGGGCCTCGCGATCGAGGACATGTCGGTCTACGAGGTGAACGAGGCGTTCGCCTCGGTCGTGCTCGCCTGGATGAAGGAAGTGAAGGCGGTCGAGGCGCGCGTGAATCCGAACGGCGGCGCGATCGCTCTGGGCCACCCCACGGGCTGCACCGGCGCGCGCCTGATCACGACGGCGCTCCACGAGCTCGAGCGCACGGGCGGACGCTACGGCCTGATCAGCATGTGCTGCGGCGGCGGGCTCGGCACCGGCACCATCATCGAGAGGCTGTAG
- a CDS encoding 2-oxoacid:acceptor oxidoreductase subunit alpha: MTEQHGNGDGHSGDSASDPERPVKRLDSVVIRFAGDSGDGMQLTGTEFTRTAALFGNDIATFPDFPSEIRAPAGSLAGVSGFQLQFSSNEIFTAGDEPEVLVAMNPAALRTNLPDLQSGGLLIVNSGAFKAKNLELAGYASNPLEDGSLSAYRVVPIDFGKHVSAALQGAGLSIKEVSRTQNFFALGLLFWLYGREPAREIESIRSKFTKNPEFGAANVKAFETGYHLGETLELFDSTYSVPPAKLGSGHYRNITGNEATALGLVAAGRLAKLPILYASYPITPASDVLHNLASYTRYGVSTFQAEDEIAAVGAAIGASFGGSIGVTGTSGPGFALKQEAIGLAVAVELPLVVVNVQRAGPSTGMPTKTEQADLLQAIVGRNGESPIAVVAPATPAECFDLAIEAVRLAVEHMCPVAYLSDGSLANGAEPWRLPKVEDLAPIHTRFRTEVEGFAPFLRDERLVRPWAVPGTPGLEHRIGGIEKEDVTGNISYEPENHEHMTHTRQAKIDKIADRLPPAQIDGPPTGDVLIVGWGGTYGALRQAAHQLRAEGHAVGHLHLRYLNPLQSNVGALLARYRRVVVAELNLGQLRSILRDKFLVDARGLNKIQGKPFKVREVVEAVRKLLPAAASRELHA; encoded by the coding sequence ATGACGGAACAGCACGGAAACGGGGACGGGCATTCGGGCGACTCGGCATCTGATCCTGAAAGACCGGTGAAGCGACTCGACTCGGTCGTGATCCGCTTCGCCGGAGACTCCGGCGACGGAATGCAGCTCACCGGCACGGAGTTCACGCGCACGGCGGCGCTGTTCGGCAACGACATCGCGACTTTCCCGGACTTCCCGTCGGAGATCCGTGCGCCGGCCGGATCGCTCGCCGGCGTCTCCGGCTTCCAGCTGCAGTTCTCGTCGAACGAGATCTTCACCGCGGGCGACGAGCCCGAGGTGCTCGTCGCGATGAATCCCGCGGCGCTGCGCACGAACCTGCCGGATCTGCAGAGCGGCGGGCTCCTGATCGTGAATTCCGGCGCGTTCAAGGCGAAGAACCTGGAGCTCGCGGGCTACGCGTCGAACCCGCTCGAGGACGGCAGCCTCTCGGCGTACCGCGTGGTTCCGATCGATTTCGGCAAGCACGTATCGGCGGCGCTGCAGGGAGCGGGGCTCTCGATCAAAGAGGTCTCGCGCACCCAGAACTTCTTCGCGCTCGGCCTGCTGTTCTGGCTCTACGGTCGCGAGCCCGCACGCGAGATCGAGTCGATCCGCAGCAAGTTCACCAAGAATCCCGAGTTCGGCGCCGCGAACGTGAAGGCGTTCGAGACCGGCTACCACCTCGGCGAGACGCTCGAGCTCTTCGACTCCACCTACAGCGTTCCGCCGGCGAAGCTCGGCTCGGGACACTACCGGAACATCACCGGCAACGAGGCGACCGCGCTCGGTCTCGTTGCCGCGGGCCGGCTCGCGAAGCTCCCGATCCTGTACGCGAGCTACCCGATCACGCCCGCCTCGGACGTGCTGCACAACCTGGCCAGCTACACGCGCTACGGCGTCTCGACCTTCCAGGCCGAGGACGAGATCGCGGCGGTCGGCGCGGCGATCGGCGCGTCGTTCGGCGGCTCGATCGGGGTGACCGGCACCTCCGGTCCCGGCTTCGCGCTCAAGCAGGAGGCGATCGGCCTCGCGGTCGCGGTCGAGCTTCCCCTGGTGGTGGTGAACGTGCAGCGCGCCGGCCCCTCCACGGGAATGCCCACCAAGACCGAGCAGGCGGACCTGCTGCAGGCGATCGTCGGCCGCAACGGCGAGAGCCCGATCGCGGTGGTGGCGCCGGCCACGCCGGCGGAGTGCTTCGACCTCGCGATCGAGGCCGTGCGGCTGGCCGTCGAGCACATGTGCCCGGTCGCCTACCTTTCCGACGGATCGCTCGCGAACGGCGCCGAGCCGTGGCGTCTGCCCAAGGTCGAGGATCTCGCGCCGATCCACACCCGCTTCCGGACCGAGGTCGAGGGCTTCGCTCCGTTCCTTCGGGACGAGCGGCTGGTGCGCCCGTGGGCGGTCCCCGGAACTCCCGGCCTGGAGCACCGGATCGGCGGGATCGAGAAGGAGGACGTGACCGGCAACATCTCCTACGAGCCCGAGAACCACGAGCACATGACGCACACGCGCCAGGCGAAGATCGACAAGATCGCCGACCGGCTGCCGCCGGCGCAGATCGATGGTCCGCCGACGGGGGACGTGCTGATCGTCGGCTGGGGCGGCACCTACGGCGCGCTGCGACAGGCGGCGCACCAGCTGCGGGCCGAGGGCCATGCCGTCGGCCACCTGCACCTGCGCTACCTGAACCCGCTGCAGTCGAACGTCGGAGCGCTGCTGGCGCGCTATCGCCGCGTGGTCGTCGCGGAGCTGAACCTCGGCCAGCTGCGCTCGATCCTGCGCGACAAGTTCCTCGTCGACGCGCGCGGGCTGAACAAGATCCAGGGCAAGCCCTTCAAGGTGCGCGAGGTCGTCGAAGCGGTGCGCAAGCTGCTGCCCGCCGCGGCTTCGCGGGAGTTGCACGCATGA
- a CDS encoding 2-oxoacid:ferredoxin oxidoreductase subunit beta produces the protein MSVETHGREQVPAKLSKRDFETDQAVRWCPGCGDYAILAQIQKVMPELGIPKEKIVFISGIGCSSRFPYYMDTYGFHTIHGRAPAIATGLKLARPELSVWVVTGDGDALSIGGNHIIHTLRRNVDLKILLFNNKVYGLTKGQFSPTSEIGMKTKSSPAGTVVQPFRTLSLALGAEATFVARAIDTEVQHLQEMISRMAVHKGSAFLEIYQNCSVFNDGAFDELKDRKSKADHLLVLEHGKPLVFGKSGDACVKLDTARMRLYVGKLGEKDGGVEVVHDESNPDPALAMLLARCRPPEFPTPIGVLRAASAPTFEDQSLAQKKAELASRGEGSLEQLLYSGDRWDV, from the coding sequence ATGAGCGTCGAGACACACGGACGAGAGCAGGTGCCCGCGAAGCTCTCCAAGCGGGATTTCGAGACCGACCAGGCCGTGCGCTGGTGCCCGGGCTGCGGCGACTACGCGATCCTCGCGCAGATCCAGAAGGTGATGCCAGAGCTCGGCATACCCAAGGAGAAGATCGTCTTCATCTCCGGGATCGGCTGCAGCTCGCGCTTCCCGTACTACATGGACACCTACGGTTTCCACACGATCCACGGACGCGCGCCCGCGATCGCGACGGGGCTGAAGCTCGCGCGTCCCGAGCTCTCGGTCTGGGTCGTGACGGGCGACGGCGACGCGCTCTCGATCGGCGGGAACCACATCATCCACACGCTGCGCCGCAACGTGGATCTGAAGATCCTGCTCTTCAACAACAAGGTCTACGGGCTCACCAAGGGGCAGTTCTCGCCGACCTCCGAGATCGGCATGAAGACCAAGTCCTCGCCGGCGGGAACGGTGGTGCAGCCGTTCCGCACGCTCTCGCTCGCGCTGGGGGCCGAGGCCACGTTCGTCGCGCGCGCCATCGATACGGAGGTCCAGCACCTCCAGGAGATGATCTCGCGCATGGCGGTCCACAAGGGCAGCGCCTTTCTCGAGATCTACCAGAACTGCTCCGTCTTCAACGACGGCGCCTTCGACGAGCTGAAGGATCGCAAGAGCAAGGCCGACCACCTGCTCGTGCTCGAGCACGGCAAGCCGCTCGTCTTCGGCAAGTCCGGCGACGCCTGCGTGAAGCTCGACACGGCGCGAATGCGGCTGTACGTGGGCAAGCTCGGCGAGAAGGACGGGGGCGTCGAGGTGGTCCACGACGAGTCGAATCCCGATCCGGCGCTCGCGATGCTGCTCGCGCGCTGCCGGCCGCCCGAGTTTCCGACACCGATCGGTGTGCTGCGGGCGGCCTCGGCGCCGACGTTCGAAGATCAATCGCTCGCACAGAAGAAGGCCGAACTCGCGTCGCGCGGCGAGGGGTCGCTCGAGCAGCTGCTGTACTCCGGCGACCGCTGGGACGTCTAG
- a CDS encoding SelT/SelW/SelH family protein, with amino-acid sequence MPRAASLAAEIEQKHGIAPTLIKGDSGVFEVVLDGRLIFSKKASGRFPTHEEILEQLD; translated from the coding sequence CTGCCCAGGGCCGCCAGTCTGGCGGCCGAGATCGAGCAGAAGCACGGCATCGCGCCGACCCTGATCAAGGGCGACAGCGGCGTGTTCGAAGTCGTCCTCGATGGGCGCCTGATCTTCTCGAAGAAGGCGAGCGGCCGCTTCCCGACGCACGAGGAGATCCTCGAGCAGCTCGACTAG
- a CDS encoding SPFH domain-containing protein, whose product MSQFIEVIECLDRSPETIVSRFPEQGSAEIKLGAQLVVRESQAAIFFRDGRALDTFGAGRHTLSTLNVPLLTKALSLPLGGTSPFRAEVCFANLKTFVNRKWGTMEPILFRDSELAMVRLRAFGMYAFRISNPQVFVNTIVGTLPELASSAVDGFFRGFIVNEVADFLGGHLSTILDLAQYYNELSAGIQARLITDFERYGVTLTDFKILSISPPDHVQEMIDKRGGMAAVGSLDSFVRYQAANALEKASGEGGGGGAGLAAAGVGAGAGLGLGAGMAGVVTNALGGKPAAATCAACGSTVAAGANFCSRCGVRQGAAASSCPSCLAANEPGARFCASCGTSLSGSSSGAWAGGALGRRSAGNARLRTDSGLGVEEHARDQCVSVRCRKSRGGHAGGRARVRRGAVLQQVLHDLVVARCGGVDQRRPAVLVARVGRRAAREQRAQVRRVAVARGLHQRLVRVVAAASGRIGVAGQQRREHQRCSAVEPGGIRIRALLEQEHRELPLTGRGRVQKR is encoded by the coding sequence ATGTCGCAGTTCATCGAAGTCATCGAGTGTCTGGATCGCTCGCCCGAGACGATCGTCTCGCGCTTCCCCGAGCAGGGATCGGCCGAGATCAAGCTGGGCGCGCAGCTCGTCGTGCGCGAGAGTCAGGCCGCGATCTTCTTCCGTGACGGGCGCGCGCTCGACACGTTCGGCGCGGGACGCCACACGCTCTCCACGCTGAACGTCCCGCTGCTGACCAAGGCGCTCTCGCTGCCGCTCGGCGGAACGAGCCCTTTCCGCGCCGAGGTCTGCTTCGCGAACCTGAAGACGTTCGTGAACCGGAAATGGGGCACGATGGAGCCGATCCTGTTCCGCGACAGCGAGCTTGCGATGGTGCGGCTGCGCGCCTTCGGGATGTACGCGTTCCGGATCTCGAACCCGCAGGTCTTCGTGAACACGATCGTCGGCACCCTGCCCGAGCTCGCGAGCTCCGCGGTCGACGGGTTCTTCCGGGGCTTCATCGTGAACGAGGTCGCCGATTTCCTCGGCGGGCACCTCTCGACGATCCTCGACCTCGCGCAGTACTACAACGAGCTATCCGCGGGGATCCAGGCGCGGCTGATCACCGACTTCGAGCGCTACGGCGTGACGCTCACGGACTTCAAGATCCTCTCGATCTCGCCGCCGGACCACGTGCAGGAGATGATCGACAAGCGCGGCGGAATGGCGGCGGTCGGATCGCTCGACTCGTTCGTGCGCTACCAGGCCGCCAACGCGCTCGAGAAGGCGTCGGGCGAGGGCGGTGGCGGCGGCGCGGGCCTCGCGGCGGCGGGCGTCGGCGCGGGTGCCGGCCTCGGGCTCGGCGCGGGAATGGCCGGCGTCGTCACCAACGCACTCGGTGGAAAGCCCGCGGCCGCGACCTGCGCCGCATGCGGGTCCACGGTCGCCGCAGGCGCGAACTTCTGCTCGCGCTGCGGCGTCCGCCAGGGGGCGGCCGCGTCGAGCTGTCCGAGCTGCCTCGCCGCGAACGAGCCCGGCGCGCGCTTCTGCGCCAGCTGCGGAACGTCGCTGTCGGGCTCGTCCAGCGGAGCGTGGGCGGGGGGGGCGCTCGGCCGCCGCTCAGCGGGGAACGCGCGCTTGCGGACCGACTCCGGTCTCGGCGTCGAAGAGCATGCGCGCGATCAATGCGTGTCCGTTCGCTGCCGCAAGAGTCGCGGCGGTCATGCCGGTGGACGTGCGCGCGTTCGGCGCGGCGCCGTTCTGCAGCAGGTACTGCACGATCTCGTCGTGGCCCGCTGCGGAGGCGTGGATCAGCGGCGTCCAGCCGTTCTGGTCGCGCGTGTCGGGCGACGCGCCGCTCGCGAGCAGAGAGCGCAGGTACGACGCGTGGCCGTCGCGCGCGGCCTTCACCAGCGCCTTGTTCGAGTCGTCGCGGCGGCGTCCGGCCGGATCGGTGTCGCTGGGCAGCAGCGCCGCGAGCATCAGCGGTGTTCGGCCGTCGAGCCCGGCGGCATTCGCATCCGCGCCCTTCTCGAGCAGGAGCATCGCGAGCTGCCCCTGACCGGCCGCGGTCGCGTACAGAAGCGGTGA
- a CDS encoding alpha/beta hydrolase has protein sequence MRSKRRSRIDPRHRPRSRRRTPGSEAPPRAAPRRRSRPRALDRSGRAGSCAHSRGARACSGAPERCRSGGEGDKVAGCRRRERPFSGGPGHYERRGPRRVRVREGERLTERHSADVDRTLRARDGRQIGFASFGDPDGVPVFYFHGLVSSRLEGALAHAAALRRNVRIVALDRPGFGLSDPRPGHRIVDFADDVEDVADALGLRQFSLASVSTGGPFALATAARLPDRVRAISLISSPGPYREPASLVGMDIRSRVMLVWLPRFAPWLLAPIWNRLAQLSDRDPAGLLRLIADMMPSSERRAISSPEIAEVFMDSAYEAFRSGTDGVVMEQRLLARDWGFAVRKVDAPVWLWHGEEDGASPVTMARWLAAELPKCRPRYLPGRGVIVAGDVMPEAIATLSWHWNSSGDAT, from the coding sequence ATCCGCAGTAAGCGCAGGTCGCGGATTGATCCCAGACACCGACCACGATCGCGGCGCCGCACTCCGGGCAGTGAAGCTCCACCTCGAGCCGCTCCGCGACGTCGCTCTCGGCCACGAGCGTTGGATCGGAGCGGGCGCGCGGGTTCTTGCGCTCACAGCCGCGGCGCTCGCGCCTGCTCCGGAGCGCCGGAACGCTGTCGAAGCGGGGGCGAAGGCGATAAAGTTGCCGGCTGCCGACGGCGCGAGCGCCCCTTTTCGGGTGGCCCCGGACACTATGAGAGACGAGGGCCGCGCCGCGTTCGGGTGCGGGAAGGGGAGAGATTGACCGAGCGCCACTCCGCGGACGTGGATCGGACGCTGCGCGCCCGGGACGGGCGCCAGATCGGCTTCGCCAGCTTCGGCGATCCCGATGGGGTGCCGGTCTTCTATTTCCACGGGCTGGTCAGCTCCCGGCTCGAGGGCGCGCTCGCGCACGCGGCCGCGCTGCGCAGAAACGTTCGGATCGTGGCTCTCGATCGGCCCGGCTTCGGCCTCTCCGACCCGCGGCCCGGGCACCGGATCGTCGACTTCGCGGACGACGTCGAGGACGTCGCGGACGCGCTCGGGCTGCGGCAGTTCTCGCTGGCGAGCGTCTCTACCGGCGGCCCGTTCGCGCTCGCGACCGCCGCCCGGCTTCCGGACCGGGTTCGCGCGATCTCGCTGATCAGCAGCCCCGGCCCGTACCGGGAGCCCGCGAGCCTGGTCGGGATGGACATCCGATCGCGGGTGATGCTCGTCTGGCTGCCGCGCTTCGCGCCCTGGCTGCTCGCGCCGATCTGGAACCGGCTCGCGCAGCTCTCGGACCGCGATCCCGCAGGGCTGTTGCGCTTGATCGCGGACATGATGCCGAGCTCGGAGCGCCGGGCGATCAGCTCGCCCGAGATCGCCGAGGTCTTCATGGACTCCGCCTACGAGGCCTTCCGCTCCGGCACCGATGGCGTGGTGATGGAGCAGCGGCTGCTCGCGCGGGACTGGGGCTTCGCGGTGCGCAAGGTCGATGCGCCCGTCTGGCTCTGGCACGGCGAGGAGGACGGAGCGAGCCCGGTCACCATGGCGCGCTGGCTCGCCGCCGAGCTTCCGAAGTGCCGGCCGCGGTATCTCCCCGGCCGCGGCGTGATCGTCGCCGGGGACGTGATGCCCGAAGCGATCGCGACGCTCTCCTGGCACTGGAATTCGAGCGGAGACGCGACCTGA
- a CDS encoding enoyl-CoA hydratase: protein MAEPVLLIERDAGVVTLTLHRPSAMNALSRELRVALVDAFTTLEFDPDARVVILTGAGRAFCAGLDLKELGRGAGPVGAGSGEEPNVIKAIASFAGPIIGAINGVAVTGGFELALACDVLIASSEARFADTHARVGIMPGWGLSQKLSRAIGISRAKELSLTGNYLDAATADAWGLVNRVVAPAELLPTCRKLAQDMISVPDAALRSYKRIIDQGFALPFGEGMRLEREISGAANRRVAPQEIETARLQVRERGQAQTRRDGC, encoded by the coding sequence ATGGCCGAGCCGGTTCTCTTGATCGAACGCGACGCGGGCGTCGTGACGCTGACGCTCCACCGCCCAAGCGCCATGAACGCGCTCTCGCGCGAGCTTCGCGTCGCGCTGGTCGACGCGTTCACGACGCTCGAGTTCGATCCCGACGCGCGCGTCGTGATCCTGACCGGCGCGGGGCGCGCGTTCTGCGCCGGCCTCGACCTGAAGGAGCTCGGCCGCGGCGCCGGGCCGGTCGGCGCGGGAAGCGGCGAGGAGCCGAACGTGATCAAGGCGATCGCGAGCTTCGCGGGACCGATCATCGGCGCGATCAACGGCGTCGCGGTCACCGGCGGCTTCGAGCTGGCGCTGGCCTGCGACGTGCTGATCGCCTCGAGCGAGGCGCGCTTCGCGGATACACACGCCCGTGTCGGCATCATGCCCGGCTGGGGCCTGTCGCAAAAGCTCTCGCGGGCGATCGGGATCTCGCGCGCCAAGGAGCTCTCGCTCACCGGCAACTACCTGGACGCCGCGACGGCCGACGCCTGGGGGCTGGTGAATCGCGTGGTCGCGCCCGCGGAGCTGCTGCCGACCTGCCGCAAGCTCGCGCAGGACATGATCTCGGTGCCCGACGCCGCGCTTCGCTCCTACAAGCGCATCATCGACCAGGGCTTCGCGCTCCCGTTCGGCGAGGGCATGCGGCTCGAGCGCGAGATCTCCGGCGCCGCGAATCGCCGCGTCGCGCCGCAGGAGATCGAGACGGCGCGCCTGCAGGTGCGCGAGCGGGGCCAGGCGCAGACGCGTCGCGACGGATGCTGA
- a CDS encoding MFS transporter, translating into MALGRWSVSVTTPASRSIKRTGSAISHSRVIDPPHDRLARRRATNRGALLEMESSRALPTRLPAIHRLAPGLFYGWWVALGACLISFACAGVGFYSQGILIDALCNERGWSRTMVSGASGLYFVFSGFAGMLVGRGLDRFGERAFIGVGACLLAASLAAVGRVQSVGMLYLWIPLMAIGVSMSGPVPTASLVTRWFVALRARAMSLSQTGVSLGGIATVPLSIWMIAAYGLPAAMTALAVLVFGVALPVVVFVLRGDPIGHGLFPDGRRPAAGPIASAAPRASRTRDAIRVAAFWGIMLAFGLGLFAQVGFLAHQIAWLRERIGPADAALAVSATAVGSIAGRLLVGPIADRIEKRWIAVGLFLAQALATLLFAHAPDAASAIAASFGFGLTMGNIFMMQPLLVGDFFAAAGFGRVFGALALGTQLASGLGPWAVGFAYDRLGGYTHAFEGLAAISVLAALLVSRLRPSGADGVAARA; encoded by the coding sequence ATGGCGCTTGGGCGGTGGAGCGTCAGCGTCACGACGCCCGCGTCGCGTTCGATCAAGAGAACCGGCTCGGCCATCTCGCACTCCCGCGTGATCGATCCGCCGCATGATAGGCTCGCGCGTCGCCGCGCCACAAACCGAGGAGCGCTTCTGGAGATGGAGTCGAGCCGTGCCTTGCCGACTCGGCTCCCCGCGATCCACCGGCTCGCGCCCGGGCTCTTCTACGGCTGGTGGGTGGCGCTCGGCGCCTGCCTGATCTCGTTCGCGTGCGCGGGCGTCGGGTTCTACAGCCAGGGCATCCTGATCGACGCGCTCTGCAACGAGCGCGGCTGGTCGCGGACGATGGTCTCCGGTGCGTCGGGGCTGTACTTCGTCTTCTCGGGCTTCGCCGGAATGCTGGTCGGTCGCGGCCTCGATCGCTTCGGCGAGCGCGCCTTCATCGGGGTGGGCGCCTGCCTGCTCGCCGCCTCGCTTGCCGCCGTCGGCCGCGTGCAGTCGGTCGGCATGCTCTACCTGTGGATCCCGCTGATGGCGATCGGAGTGTCGATGAGCGGGCCGGTGCCGACGGCGTCGCTGGTCACGCGCTGGTTCGTCGCGCTTCGCGCGCGCGCGATGAGCCTCTCGCAGACCGGCGTCTCGCTGGGCGGGATCGCGACGGTTCCGCTCTCGATCTGGATGATCGCCGCGTACGGTCTGCCCGCGGCGATGACGGCGCTCGCGGTGCTGGTCTTCGGTGTCGCGCTGCCCGTGGTGGTGTTCGTCCTGCGCGGCGACCCGATCGGGCACGGGCTGTTTCCCGACGGTCGAAGGCCCGCGGCCGGGCCGATCGCGAGCGCGGCGCCTCGAGCGTCGCGGACGCGCGACGCGATCCGCGTCGCGGCGTTCTGGGGGATCATGCTCGCGTTCGGGCTCGGGCTCTTCGCGCAGGTGGGATTCCTCGCGCATCAGATCGCGTGGCTGCGCGAGCGGATCGGACCCGCGGACGCGGCGCTCGCGGTGAGCGCGACGGCGGTCGGCAGCATCGCCGGCCGCCTTCTGGTCGGGCCGATCGCGGACCGCATCGAGAAGCGCTGGATCGCGGTCGGGCTCTTCCTCGCCCAGGCGCTCGCGACGCTGCTCTTCGCGCACGCGCCGGACGCCGCGAGCGCGATCGCGGCGTCGTTCGGCTTCGGCCTGACCATGGGAAACATCTTCATGATGCAGCCGCTCCTCGTCGGTGATTTCTTCGCCGCCGCCGGATTCGGCAGGGTCTTCGGCGCGCTCGCGCTCGGCACGCAGCTCGCGAGCGGCCTCGGCCCGTGGGCAGTCGGCTTCGCCTACGATCGGCTCGGCGGGTACACGCACGCGTTCGAGGGCCTGGCCGCGATCTCCGTCCTCGCCGCGCTCCTGGTCTCGCGGCTGCGGCCGTCAGGGGCGGATGGAGTAGCTGCGCGGGCCTAG